The DNA window CCACAAATTTTCAGACCCTTTGTAGgcttgctgcccctgaattgttaattttgcagtttttggttattatcaaattaacagatagagataaactgtaaacaaaaataatgttcatcaaagtaagatctacaaataagtcaacatgatcaaaattgtcagtcaaccccgTACGGATTTATTGCGCTTTACAGTCAATTCTTATACGATTTTGTAatcctttacaaaaatcttctcctctgaaactaatggGCCAAGTTTAACAAAAATTAGCTACAATCATAATTGggctatctagttttaaaaatgagtCCGGTGACCTAGCCAACCAAGCAGGATGGCTGTCATGGCttaaatagaacacaggggtattATGTTGATTTTGGTGtgtatctctgaaaccaaagcagagcaaatctgacaggggtaaaaatgttcatcagattaagatatatctgcccacaaattttcagacaaattcgacaactcgttgttgggtttctgtccctgaattggttattttaaggatatttttggttatcttagatatcattataatatctgataatatctaatatttaatactattaattatgtttatgtttatgacaacagccaaaggccaccaatgagtcttcaatatagcgagaaactcccgcacctggaggcgtccttcagctggcccctttaaaaatatgtgtactagttcagtgataataaacatcatacttaactccaaattatacacaagaaacttaaattaaaaatcacaagactaacaaataccagaggctcctgactttggacaggcgtaAAATTGCGGGTTacacatgtttatgagatatcaaccctccccctatacctctagccaatgaaaataagtaaacgcacaacaatacgcacattaaaattcagttcaaaagaagtccgagACCGATGTCAGaatttgaaacaaaagaaaaaaaacccaatatgacaataatacataaataagaacagactactagcagttaactgacatgccagctccaacCATCAATTAATCTaaatgaaagattatgtcttcatcatatgaataaaaggcaaaatcccgttaggggtttagtattatactatcataaaatatatgtgaaGAACATGAAcagtgtcatgccaacaactgtttcgtaaaataaatgtgtttagttccgatgcaaagaccctatacgtgaatcaatattaaagccaaaatatgcaatctttaatgatctgacaacagtatcgtaactatatcccttcttaattagtatgtttaaaggttttgtaaattttttaggtgaatactgatatttttgtgctttgtaaagaatattaccataaaagattagatgtgaaatacctgaacgtataagatgtctaaTAAGATGAAATACTATTTATgtctaaatttaacaaaacaactCTTTACAGGCTAAATGAGGTCAAACAAGACCACAACATTTTTCATTCGTTTAGTAAATAGCTTTACTTGACGCAATatattattaaacgtgttgttatccattttttacatcactgggtcgatacctctggtGTGAACAATCAGTCCatgagggtatcatcagctcagtagtcagtgcttgtattgacatgattcatcaaactttattaaaattgtccgtttaaatttttttgaaattattaggaaactaaggtttcaaatCCCTTAAGCAAAGTTcactttagatgaatttggctatttatatTAGGTATTTTTTACTTATAGCTCTTCAATAATTTTAGGTTcgtatacatcttcggatttcaaatgtttggctttgagcgttcttGAAAAGgtaatccagaaaagcgcttcggacgcaataaattattaaacgtgttgttttcgattttttacatcactgggccGATActtctgctggtggactatcggTCCCCGATGGTATGATCAGCTTAGTAGTCATTTCTTCAATagtgacatgatttaacaaattttattgaaattgtccgtttgaaaaaaaatgaaattattaggAAACTAGGGTTTGAACTTATTCACACaaagatgaatttggctatttgtATTAGGTATTTTTGACTTATAGCTTTTCAATGATTTTCGGTACTTACACATGTATACAttttcggatttcaaatgtttggctttgagcgttcctgatgaaggtaaatctagaaaagcgcttcggatgcaataaattattaaacgtgttgtttactATTTTTACTATcgctgggtcgatacctctgccggtggactatcagtctccgatggtatcatcagctcagtagtcagtgcttcggtattgacatgatttaacaaactttaataaaattgtccgtttgacaaattttgaaattattaggaaactaaggtttcaactcccccaggcaaagttgactttatatgaatttggctatttatatTAGGTAATTTTTACTAATAGCTCTTAAATGATTTGCGGTACTTATACATCGTTTGATTTTAAATGTCTGGCTTTGAGTGTTCCTGATAaaggtaaattcagaaaagcgcttcggacgcaataagTTATTAAACGTgatgttttccattttttttttactgcagacgctatgttttttttctattcttacAGAATGGCGGACAGTAAATTCTGTGCTGGTTGTCAGCGCAGTGATGAAGACATTACAGCTGTATCTTGGTGCAGTGACTGCTGTGAACTTGTATGTAAGGCGTGTTCCAGAGTTCACAAAAGAATGTCCCCGCCTCACAAGATAGTACCAATGAAAGAGATACAACAACTCAGTTCGTCACTTCTTACATTGTCCAAGAACTGCGACAATCATCCAGATCAAAAGATTGCACTGTACTGCTGTCAACATGACAAGGTAGTCTGCGTGTCATGTGTTCCGATATCACATCAAAATTGCAAGTCTAtcatttcaattgaaaaagcTGCTAGAGGCGTGAAAGATGGTACCGCTATTTCTGATCTAGAGAGAAGGATTTCAAACCTATGTCAAGTTACAGAGAACAGACGGAGTCAAAGTGAGAAAACACTTGTAGATTTGGAAAAGAGTCGTACCAAAATAAAGACAAGGGTGTCTGAAATCAAACGGAAAGTCATTGCTTATTTAGATACGTTAGAAGCAGAGATACATAAAGATATTGATTCTAAGTATGCAAATTGTACTGAGAGTGTGTCCCGAAATAAAGATAGCATACAATCCAGTGCAGACTCGCTGTCTACATGGAAAAGTGATCTACATTCACTGAAGCAACATACATCAGAAGTTCATTTATTCCAGGTGGTAAAATTTCTAGATGCAAAAgcttaccaaaaaaaattagaaatcaGAGAAATCCAAACAGCTACTGTTCCGATACTTAAATATCATCCGTCAGAATCTGAGTCGAAAATTAAGAACCTAGTCCAAGACTTGGGTACAATAACGGTTGAAAATGTCCAAGTCCAAATGCCTGTACTAGATATTGAACAACAAG is part of the Mytilus trossulus isolate FHL-02 chromosome 13, PNRI_Mtr1.1.1.hap1, whole genome shotgun sequence genome and encodes:
- the LOC134694254 gene encoding uncharacterized protein LOC134694254, whose protein sequence is MADSKFCAGCQRSDEDITAVSWCSDCCELVCKACSRVHKRMSPPHKIVPMKEIQQLSSSLLTLSKNCDNHPDQKIALYCCQHDKVVCVSCVPISHQNCKSIISIEKAARGVKDGTAISDLERRISNLCQVTENRRSQSEKTLVDLEKSRTKIKTRVSEIKRKVIAYLDTLEAEIHKDIDSKYANCTESVSRNKDSIQSSADSLSTWKSDLHSLKQHTSEVHLFQVVKFLDAKAYQKKLEIREIQTATVPILKYHPSESESKIKNLVQDLGTITVENVQVQMPVLDIEQQGQFIVKDERKLSLTHSLPTTKLGDGVRILSGCFIPDDSPRNICANQDGDVYCTGVSSDKVFLVSSDGKEREIYNSPDLTTAIGVAVDYRGDVYVSGCLSNNIHRISNDGQKHDIVLSADDGINDRSVYLTTMKQENC